One part of the Sulfolobus tengchongensis genome encodes these proteins:
- a CDS encoding serine/threonine protein kinase: protein MVEIKHFIYPTFSKEIEEELRKAGFDYAYSFGPKSIGKVRILGKGKTGIVVLVDENKVLKIRRTDSPKETLELEAKVQIKAGEEVAPKVYDYGKNFILMEYISGRHLSRNEKKEIIIDLLHRAKILEDKFIEHQELSRPWKNVMVSNNRTYILDYDSVTIKVYPRNVTKLLSNYLNRRDLAIKYAKKEISLQELISHLF from the coding sequence TTGGTTGAAATAAAACACTTTATCTATCCTACTTTTTCTAAAGAAATAGAGGAAGAACTAAGAAAAGCTGGTTTTGACTATGCTTACTCATTTGGGCCTAAGTCCATAGGGAAAGTGAGAATATTGGGAAAAGGGAAAACGGGAATAGTAGTTCTGGTTGATGAAAATAAAGTGTTGAAAATAAGAAGAACAGACTCTCCTAAAGAAACCTTAGAACTTGAAGCTAAAGTGCAAATCAAAGCTGGAGAGGAAGTAGCACCAAAAGTTTACGACTATGGCAAGAATTTCATTTTAATGGAGTATATCAGCGGAAGACACTTGTCTAGGAACGAAAAGAAAGAAATTATAATTGATCTACTCCATAGGGCTAAAATATTAGAGGATAAATTCATAGAACATCAAGAATTAAGTCGACCGTGGAAAAACGTAATGGTAAGTAATAATAGAACTTACATCCTAGATTATGATTCAGTAACTATAAAGGTATATCCACGGAATGTAACGAAATTATTATCGAACTATCTAAATAGACGTGACTTGGCAATTAAATATGCTAAGAAGGAAATATCGTTACAAGAGTTAATATCTCACCTGTTCTAA
- the cca gene encoding CCA tRNA nucleotidyltransferase, whose protein sequence is MIEEEVLKLIKPSREDENKIEKVIEVIKERLKGLDFEIEGSYRKGTWLKQDTDIDVFVFYPKDLGKEYLERNALSEITNRVRDLDYILAYAEHPYVIVYINGIEVDIVPALRVESGDKAITAVDRTPFHTQYVTSRLDEKGKDEVRLLKRFMKGIGVYGAEIKIQGFSGYATELLIIYYGSFRKTLEEASKWKPPITLELIKPSKTFTEPLIMPDPVDPRRNVTAAVSLKNIATFSIASRYYLKNPSIEFFFPSRKVEERIKGDILITKISIKEKVTEDIIWGQIKRSISKINTALTQYGFKVIDTQAWGDNSEITIAVQLESKDIGQYYLNIGPPFYASTVESFIDKNENIWIGEDGRLYSIKERKEYDAESIVKKNIVLKAKYNIETYWLQKPEDQQIMKFLRKTPTWLK, encoded by the coding sequence TTGATAGAGGAGGAAGTTCTAAAGCTAATAAAGCCGTCTAGAGAAGATGAGAATAAAATAGAGAAAGTTATCGAAGTAATAAAGGAAAGGCTGAAAGGCTTAGACTTTGAAATAGAAGGATCGTATAGAAAGGGAACTTGGCTCAAGCAAGATACTGACATAGACGTGTTCGTGTTTTATCCTAAAGATTTAGGTAAAGAATACTTAGAGAGAAATGCGTTAAGTGAAATAACAAACAGAGTTAGGGATTTAGATTATATCTTGGCGTATGCAGAGCATCCTTACGTGATAGTTTACATTAACGGAATAGAAGTTGACATAGTACCGGCATTAAGAGTCGAAAGTGGAGATAAGGCAATAACTGCAGTTGATAGAACGCCATTTCACACACAATATGTGACATCACGCTTGGATGAAAAGGGTAAGGATGAAGTTAGGTTATTAAAGAGATTTATGAAAGGAATAGGAGTTTACGGAGCCGAAATAAAAATACAAGGATTCTCAGGCTACGCAACAGAACTTTTAATAATTTATTATGGGAGCTTCAGGAAAACCTTAGAAGAGGCCTCAAAATGGAAACCACCAATAACATTAGAATTAATAAAACCAAGTAAGACATTTACTGAACCGTTAATAATGCCAGATCCAGTGGATCCTAGAAGGAATGTAACAGCTGCAGTCTCATTAAAAAACATAGCCACGTTCTCAATAGCTTCACGATATTATTTAAAAAACCCATCAATAGAATTCTTCTTCCCATCAAGGAAAGTTGAGGAGAGAATAAAAGGTGACATACTAATTACAAAAATAAGCATTAAGGAAAAGGTTACAGAAGATATAATATGGGGTCAGATAAAGAGAAGTATAAGCAAAATAAACACTGCACTAACACAATACGGTTTCAAAGTAATTGATACGCAAGCGTGGGGAGATAATAGTGAAATTACTATTGCAGTTCAACTGGAGAGCAAAGATATTGGACAGTACTATCTAAATATAGGACCACCGTTCTATGCTTCGACTGTGGAGAGTTTTATAGATAAAAATGAAAACATATGGATAGGAGAAGATGGGAGGTTGTATTCCATAAAAGAAAGAAAAGAGTATGATGCTGAAAGTATAGTGAAAAAGAATATAGTTCTAAAAGCGAAATATAATATTGAGACTTATTGGTTACAGAAACCAGAAGACCAACAAATAATGAAGTTCTTGAGGAAAACTCCAACTTGGTTGAAATAA
- the thpR gene encoding RNA 2',3'-cyclic phosphodiesterase, translating into MRLFIGIEVPQFPKLIELLELVKNTGADIKLVEPFNIHITLLFLGEVRDDRVEDVKEAMSGLKFDKFTVTLKGLGAFPNLTRPRVIWVGMIEGQQQLRQIRSYLLNELLRRKIRPEDEKEFTPHLTIGRVKSLNSINNLISLINENINIDVGNFEVANVILFKSTLTPKGPIYDKLFEVKAIDRGGSSKANKAV; encoded by the coding sequence ATGAGGCTCTTTATAGGTATAGAAGTTCCGCAATTTCCTAAACTAATAGAACTACTTGAATTAGTGAAAAATACTGGAGCCGACATAAAATTGGTTGAACCTTTCAACATTCACATTACACTATTATTTTTGGGGGAGGTGCGAGATGATAGAGTAGAGGACGTTAAAGAGGCTATGAGTGGTTTAAAATTTGACAAATTTACCGTTACCCTTAAAGGTTTAGGAGCATTTCCAAATCTAACTAGACCAAGAGTAATTTGGGTTGGAATGATCGAAGGACAACAACAACTTAGGCAAATTAGATCTTACTTGCTTAATGAATTACTAAGAAGAAAAATCAGGCCAGAGGACGAAAAGGAATTTACACCGCACTTAACAATAGGCAGAGTAAAGAGTTTAAATTCAATTAATAATCTTATAAGTTTAATTAATGAAAACATAAACATAGATGTAGGGAATTTTGAAGTAGCTAACGTAATTCTCTTCAAAAGTACGTTAACTCCAAAAGGCCCAATTTATGATAAATTATTTGAAGTGAAAGCAATTGATAGAGGAGGAAGTTCTAAAGCTAATAAAGCCGTCTAG
- a CDS encoding AAA family ATPase, with translation MSYLVVTIKVILITGMPGSGKSEFSKILKEKGARIIVMSDVVKKRYSIEAKPGERLMDFAKRLREIYGDGVVARLSVEELESSKYNLVAFDGVRSLAEVEEFRRLLGDDIYIVAIHSPPKLRYKRMIERMRSDDSKEVSDLIRRDREELNLGIGEVIAMADYIIVNDSTYEEFKKRCDEVIDRVLKNG, from the coding sequence TTGAGTTATTTGGTGGTCACAATTAAAGTCATTTTGATTACTGGAATGCCGGGATCGGGTAAAAGTGAATTTTCGAAGATATTAAAAGAGAAGGGTGCTAGAATTATAGTAATGAGTGATGTGGTGAAAAAAAGGTATTCAATAGAGGCAAAGCCAGGAGAGAGATTAATGGATTTTGCAAAGAGATTGAGGGAAATTTATGGAGATGGAGTAGTTGCCAGACTTAGTGTAGAAGAGTTAGAAAGTAGCAAGTATAATCTAGTAGCATTTGATGGTGTAAGGAGTTTGGCAGAAGTTGAGGAATTCAGAAGACTTTTGGGCGATGACATATACATTGTCGCTATACACTCACCACCAAAACTGAGATATAAGAGAATGATTGAAAGAATGAGGAGTGACGATTCAAAGGAGGTTTCCGACTTGATTAGAAGGGATAGGGAAGAGCTTAATCTAGGTATAGGAGAAGTTATAGCAATGGCTGATTATATTATAGTTAATGACTCTACGTATGAGGAATTTAAGAAGCGATGTGACGAAGTAATAGATAGAGTGTTAAAAAATGGTTAA
- a CDS encoding RNA-binding domain-containing protein, whose translation MVKVMVVTEVRPSENLNKVLSAIMNFFDFDKMNIRKEGIIDILVLESNTLKSLLKLHKALRNERILDSARKYLIRGIEGNTIAFMIHKQAAAVKVLSFVDSDKESPLGAIKFYIQYHNPKEVVDWLAPRTAHGVPLWENPIPPDD comes from the coding sequence ATGGTTAAAGTTATGGTTGTTACTGAAGTAAGACCCTCAGAGAATTTAAATAAAGTTCTTTCCGCGATTATGAATTTCTTTGACTTTGATAAAATGAATATAAGAAAAGAAGGCATAATTGACATTTTAGTCTTAGAGTCGAACACTCTTAAGAGTTTACTTAAACTTCATAAAGCACTAAGGAATGAGAGAATTTTAGACTCTGCGAGAAAATATTTGATAAGAGGTATAGAAGGAAATACCATAGCCTTTATGATACATAAACAAGCGGCAGCAGTTAAGGTTTTAAGTTTTGTCGATAGTGATAAGGAATCTCCTTTGGGCGCAATCAAATTCTACATTCAATATCATAATCCTAAAGAAGTAGTAGATTGGTTAGCTCCTAGAACTGCACATGGTGTGCCTCTCTGGGAAAATCCTATACCCCCAGATGATTGA